From Coffea arabica cultivar ET-39 chromosome 2e, Coffea Arabica ET-39 HiFi, whole genome shotgun sequence, the proteins below share one genomic window:
- the LOC113732765 gene encoding sugar transporter ERD6-like 5 isoform X7 yields MDNWSNAWCNNKWEDSRFLWKESVLQAMGFAELFCLVGWTAISFSQNAWLLDIGRFLAGYGVGILSYVVPVYIAEITPKNLRGAFTAVNQLMICCGGSVMYVIGNFTSWRTLALIGTIPCILQLLGLFLIPESPRWLAKMDKWKECETSLQRLRGANANISQEAAEIIEYTEMLKQLSDTGMIDLFQRKYAHGLIVGVGLMVLQQFGGVNAIAYYASAIFESAGVSSRTGTLAMVVIQVPMTLLGTLLTDKSGRVPLLMISATGTLLGCFLTGLSFLLQDLQLWKDSPLLALIGVLIFTGSFSLGMGGIPWVIMSEIFPINVKGLAGSLVTVVNWFGSWIISYSFNFLTKWISSAGTFFLFSVASGLTIIFVAKLVPETKGRTLEEIQASMVLFTRKS; encoded by the exons ATGGACAATTGGAGCAATGCTTGGTGCAATAATAAGTGGGAAGATAGCAGATTTCTTTGGAAGGAGAGTG TTCTGCAGGCAATGGGGTTCGCAGAATTGTTTTGTCTTGTGGGCTGGACCGCAATTTCATTCTCACAG AATGCTTGGTTGCTTGACATTGGACGGTTTTTAGCAGGATATGGAGTTGGGATTCTGTCATACGTG GTACCTGTATATATAGCTGAAATAACACCTAAAAACCTTCGAGGAGCATTTACAGCAGTCAATCAG TTGATGATATGCTGCGGGGGGTCAGTGATGTATGTTATTGGAAATTTCACCTCCTGGCGTACACTGGCTCTGATTG GAACCATTCCATGTATACTGCAGTTGCTAGGCCTTTTTTTAATTCCAGAATCCCCCAGGTGGCTG GCTAAGATGGATAAGTGGAAAGAATGTGAAACTTCTTTGCAGCGCCTTAGGGGAGCCAATGCCAATATTTCTCAAGAAGCAGCTGAAATCATA GAGTATACTGAAATGCTTAAACAATTGTCTGACACTGGGATGATTGACTTATTCCAGAGGAAATATGCTCACGGACTCATT GTTGGAGTGGGTCTAATGGTATTGCAACAATTCGGAGGGGTTAACGCCATTGCTTATTATGCAAGCGCAATTTTTGAGTCAGCAG GTGTTTCTAGTAGGACTGGGACTTTGGCCATGGTTGTTATTCAG GTTCCAATGACCCTTTTGGGGACTCTCCTAACCGATAAATCTGGAAGGGTACCACTGCTAATG ATTTCTGCAACTGGAACATTGTTGGGTTGTTTCTTAACAGGATTGTCATTCTTACTACAG GACCTTCAACTCTGGAAGGACAGTCCATTATTAGCATTAATCGGTGTGCTG ATCTTTACAGGATCTTTCTCATTAGGGATGGGCGGAATTCCTTGGGTTATAATGTCAGAG ATATTTCCAATAAATGTGAAAGGTCTAGCTGGAAGCCTGGTGACAGTTGTGAACTGGTTTGGTTCTTGGATTATTTCCTATTCTTTCAATTTCCTTACAAAATGGATCAGCTCTGCAG gGACATTTTTCTTGTTCTCAGTCGCAAGTGGTTTAACTATCATATTCGTTGCAAAGCTTGTTCCTGAGACTAAAGGGCGTACCCTGGAAGAAATTCAAGCATCCATGGTTTTGTTTACaaggaaaagctga
- the LOC113732765 gene encoding sugar transporter ERD6-like 5 isoform X2, whose product MEPQSIVDFDEEASNPLLRRASPDTESREDAEAGKISSPASSGATALVIFSTLISVLGSYVFGTAVGFSSPAQSGIVNDLGLSIAEYSVFGSIWTIGAMLGAIISGKIADFFGRRVAMGFAELFCLVGWTAISFSQNAWLLDIGRFLAGYGVGILSYVVPVYIAEITPKNLRGAFTAVNQLMICCGGSVMYVIGNFTSWRTLALIGTIPCILQLLGLFLIPESPRWLAKMDKWKECETSLQRLRGANANISQEAAEIIEYTEMLKQLSDTGMIDLFQRKYAHGLIVGVGLMVLQQFGGVNAIAYYASAIFESAGVSSRTGTLAMVVIQVPMTLLGTLLTDKSGRVPLLMISATGTLLGCFLTGLSFLLQDLQLWKDSPLLALIGVLIFTGSFSLGMGGIPWVIMSEIFPINVKGLAGSLVTVVNWFGSWIISYSFNFLTKWISSAGTFFLFSVASGLTIIFVAKLVPETKGRTLEEIQASMVLFTRKS is encoded by the exons ATGGAGCCACAAAGCATAGTTGATTTTGATGAAGAAGCCAGCAACCCTTTACTTAGAAGAGCAAGTCCTGACACAGAAAGCCGTGAAGATGCTGAGGCTGGGAAGATTAGCAGCCCTGCTTCTTCTGGTGCCACAGCTTTGGTGATATTCAGCACTTTGATATCTGTCCTGGGTTCCTATGTCTTTGGAACTGCA GTGGGATTTTCTTCTCCTGCTCAATCTGGAATTGTAAATGACCTAGGCCTCTCAATAGCTGAG TATTCCGTATTTGGTTCAATATGGACAATTGGAGCAATGCTTGGTGCAATAATAAGTGGGAAGATAGCAGATTTCTTTGGAAGGAGAGTG GCAATGGGGTTCGCAGAATTGTTTTGTCTTGTGGGCTGGACCGCAATTTCATTCTCACAG AATGCTTGGTTGCTTGACATTGGACGGTTTTTAGCAGGATATGGAGTTGGGATTCTGTCATACGTG GTACCTGTATATATAGCTGAAATAACACCTAAAAACCTTCGAGGAGCATTTACAGCAGTCAATCAG TTGATGATATGCTGCGGGGGGTCAGTGATGTATGTTATTGGAAATTTCACCTCCTGGCGTACACTGGCTCTGATTG GAACCATTCCATGTATACTGCAGTTGCTAGGCCTTTTTTTAATTCCAGAATCCCCCAGGTGGCTG GCTAAGATGGATAAGTGGAAAGAATGTGAAACTTCTTTGCAGCGCCTTAGGGGAGCCAATGCCAATATTTCTCAAGAAGCAGCTGAAATCATA GAGTATACTGAAATGCTTAAACAATTGTCTGACACTGGGATGATTGACTTATTCCAGAGGAAATATGCTCACGGACTCATT GTTGGAGTGGGTCTAATGGTATTGCAACAATTCGGAGGGGTTAACGCCATTGCTTATTATGCAAGCGCAATTTTTGAGTCAGCAG GTGTTTCTAGTAGGACTGGGACTTTGGCCATGGTTGTTATTCAG GTTCCAATGACCCTTTTGGGGACTCTCCTAACCGATAAATCTGGAAGGGTACCACTGCTAATG ATTTCTGCAACTGGAACATTGTTGGGTTGTTTCTTAACAGGATTGTCATTCTTACTACAG GACCTTCAACTCTGGAAGGACAGTCCATTATTAGCATTAATCGGTGTGCTG ATCTTTACAGGATCTTTCTCATTAGGGATGGGCGGAATTCCTTGGGTTATAATGTCAGAG ATATTTCCAATAAATGTGAAAGGTCTAGCTGGAAGCCTGGTGACAGTTGTGAACTGGTTTGGTTCTTGGATTATTTCCTATTCTTTCAATTTCCTTACAAAATGGATCAGCTCTGCAG gGACATTTTTCTTGTTCTCAGTCGCAAGTGGTTTAACTATCATATTCGTTGCAAAGCTTGTTCCTGAGACTAAAGGGCGTACCCTGGAAGAAATTCAAGCATCCATGGTTTTGTTTACaaggaaaagctga
- the LOC113732765 gene encoding sugar transporter ERD6-like 5 isoform X1, with translation MEPQSIVDFDEEASNPLLRRASPDTESREDAEAGKISSPASSGATALVIFSTLISVLGSYVFGTAVSTENCNLTGFLTECYVRMQVGFSSPAQSGIVNDLGLSIAEYSVFGSIWTIGAMLGAIISGKIADFFGRRVAMGFAELFCLVGWTAISFSQNAWLLDIGRFLAGYGVGILSYVVPVYIAEITPKNLRGAFTAVNQLMICCGGSVMYVIGNFTSWRTLALIGTIPCILQLLGLFLIPESPRWLAKMDKWKECETSLQRLRGANANISQEAAEIIEYTEMLKQLSDTGMIDLFQRKYAHGLIVGVGLMVLQQFGGVNAIAYYASAIFESAGVSSRTGTLAMVVIQVPMTLLGTLLTDKSGRVPLLMISATGTLLGCFLTGLSFLLQDLQLWKDSPLLALIGVLIFTGSFSLGMGGIPWVIMSEIFPINVKGLAGSLVTVVNWFGSWIISYSFNFLTKWISSAGTFFLFSVASGLTIIFVAKLVPETKGRTLEEIQASMVLFTRKS, from the exons ATGGAGCCACAAAGCATAGTTGATTTTGATGAAGAAGCCAGCAACCCTTTACTTAGAAGAGCAAGTCCTGACACAGAAAGCCGTGAAGATGCTGAGGCTGGGAAGATTAGCAGCCCTGCTTCTTCTGGTGCCACAGCTTTGGTGATATTCAGCACTTTGATATCTGTCCTGGGTTCCTATGTCTTTGGAACTGCAGTAAGTACAGAAAACTGTAACTTAACAGGATTCCTCACAGAATGTTATG TTCGTATGCAGGTGGGATTTTCTTCTCCTGCTCAATCTGGAATTGTAAATGACCTAGGCCTCTCAATAGCTGAG TATTCCGTATTTGGTTCAATATGGACAATTGGAGCAATGCTTGGTGCAATAATAAGTGGGAAGATAGCAGATTTCTTTGGAAGGAGAGTG GCAATGGGGTTCGCAGAATTGTTTTGTCTTGTGGGCTGGACCGCAATTTCATTCTCACAG AATGCTTGGTTGCTTGACATTGGACGGTTTTTAGCAGGATATGGAGTTGGGATTCTGTCATACGTG GTACCTGTATATATAGCTGAAATAACACCTAAAAACCTTCGAGGAGCATTTACAGCAGTCAATCAG TTGATGATATGCTGCGGGGGGTCAGTGATGTATGTTATTGGAAATTTCACCTCCTGGCGTACACTGGCTCTGATTG GAACCATTCCATGTATACTGCAGTTGCTAGGCCTTTTTTTAATTCCAGAATCCCCCAGGTGGCTG GCTAAGATGGATAAGTGGAAAGAATGTGAAACTTCTTTGCAGCGCCTTAGGGGAGCCAATGCCAATATTTCTCAAGAAGCAGCTGAAATCATA GAGTATACTGAAATGCTTAAACAATTGTCTGACACTGGGATGATTGACTTATTCCAGAGGAAATATGCTCACGGACTCATT GTTGGAGTGGGTCTAATGGTATTGCAACAATTCGGAGGGGTTAACGCCATTGCTTATTATGCAAGCGCAATTTTTGAGTCAGCAG GTGTTTCTAGTAGGACTGGGACTTTGGCCATGGTTGTTATTCAG GTTCCAATGACCCTTTTGGGGACTCTCCTAACCGATAAATCTGGAAGGGTACCACTGCTAATG ATTTCTGCAACTGGAACATTGTTGGGTTGTTTCTTAACAGGATTGTCATTCTTACTACAG GACCTTCAACTCTGGAAGGACAGTCCATTATTAGCATTAATCGGTGTGCTG ATCTTTACAGGATCTTTCTCATTAGGGATGGGCGGAATTCCTTGGGTTATAATGTCAGAG ATATTTCCAATAAATGTGAAAGGTCTAGCTGGAAGCCTGGTGACAGTTGTGAACTGGTTTGGTTCTTGGATTATTTCCTATTCTTTCAATTTCCTTACAAAATGGATCAGCTCTGCAG gGACATTTTTCTTGTTCTCAGTCGCAAGTGGTTTAACTATCATATTCGTTGCAAAGCTTGTTCCTGAGACTAAAGGGCGTACCCTGGAAGAAATTCAAGCATCCATGGTTTTGTTTACaaggaaaagctga
- the LOC113732765 gene encoding sugar transporter ERD6-like 5 isoform X6, whose protein sequence is MEFLLQYSVFGSIWTIGAMLGAIISGKIADFFGRRVAMGFAELFCLVGWTAISFSQNAWLLDIGRFLAGYGVGILSYVVPVYIAEITPKNLRGAFTAVNQLMICCGGSVMYVIGNFTSWRTLALIGTIPCILQLLGLFLIPESPRWLAKMDKWKECETSLQRLRGANANISQEAAEIIEYTEMLKQLSDTGMIDLFQRKYAHGLIVGVGLMVLQQFGGVNAIAYYASAIFESAGVSSRTGTLAMVVIQVPMTLLGTLLTDKSGRVPLLMISATGTLLGCFLTGLSFLLQDLQLWKDSPLLALIGVLIFTGSFSLGMGGIPWVIMSEIFPINVKGLAGSLVTVVNWFGSWIISYSFNFLTKWISSAGTFFLFSVASGLTIIFVAKLVPETKGRTLEEIQASMVLFTRKS, encoded by the exons ATGGAATTCTTGTTGCAGTATTCCGTATTTGGTTCAATATGGACAATTGGAGCAATGCTTGGTGCAATAATAAGTGGGAAGATAGCAGATTTCTTTGGAAGGAGAGTG GCAATGGGGTTCGCAGAATTGTTTTGTCTTGTGGGCTGGACCGCAATTTCATTCTCACAG AATGCTTGGTTGCTTGACATTGGACGGTTTTTAGCAGGATATGGAGTTGGGATTCTGTCATACGTG GTACCTGTATATATAGCTGAAATAACACCTAAAAACCTTCGAGGAGCATTTACAGCAGTCAATCAG TTGATGATATGCTGCGGGGGGTCAGTGATGTATGTTATTGGAAATTTCACCTCCTGGCGTACACTGGCTCTGATTG GAACCATTCCATGTATACTGCAGTTGCTAGGCCTTTTTTTAATTCCAGAATCCCCCAGGTGGCTG GCTAAGATGGATAAGTGGAAAGAATGTGAAACTTCTTTGCAGCGCCTTAGGGGAGCCAATGCCAATATTTCTCAAGAAGCAGCTGAAATCATA GAGTATACTGAAATGCTTAAACAATTGTCTGACACTGGGATGATTGACTTATTCCAGAGGAAATATGCTCACGGACTCATT GTTGGAGTGGGTCTAATGGTATTGCAACAATTCGGAGGGGTTAACGCCATTGCTTATTATGCAAGCGCAATTTTTGAGTCAGCAG GTGTTTCTAGTAGGACTGGGACTTTGGCCATGGTTGTTATTCAG GTTCCAATGACCCTTTTGGGGACTCTCCTAACCGATAAATCTGGAAGGGTACCACTGCTAATG ATTTCTGCAACTGGAACATTGTTGGGTTGTTTCTTAACAGGATTGTCATTCTTACTACAG GACCTTCAACTCTGGAAGGACAGTCCATTATTAGCATTAATCGGTGTGCTG ATCTTTACAGGATCTTTCTCATTAGGGATGGGCGGAATTCCTTGGGTTATAATGTCAGAG ATATTTCCAATAAATGTGAAAGGTCTAGCTGGAAGCCTGGTGACAGTTGTGAACTGGTTTGGTTCTTGGATTATTTCCTATTCTTTCAATTTCCTTACAAAATGGATCAGCTCTGCAG gGACATTTTTCTTGTTCTCAGTCGCAAGTGGTTTAACTATCATATTCGTTGCAAAGCTTGTTCCTGAGACTAAAGGGCGTACCCTGGAAGAAATTCAAGCATCCATGGTTTTGTTTACaaggaaaagctga
- the LOC113732765 gene encoding sugar transporter ERD6-like 5 isoform X5 → MVGFSSPAQSGIVNDLGLSIAEYSVFGSIWTIGAMLGAIISGKIADFFGRRVAMGFAELFCLVGWTAISFSQNAWLLDIGRFLAGYGVGILSYVVPVYIAEITPKNLRGAFTAVNQLMICCGGSVMYVIGNFTSWRTLALIGTIPCILQLLGLFLIPESPRWLAKMDKWKECETSLQRLRGANANISQEAAEIIEYTEMLKQLSDTGMIDLFQRKYAHGLIVGVGLMVLQQFGGVNAIAYYASAIFESAGVSSRTGTLAMVVIQVPMTLLGTLLTDKSGRVPLLMISATGTLLGCFLTGLSFLLQDLQLWKDSPLLALIGVLIFTGSFSLGMGGIPWVIMSEIFPINVKGLAGSLVTVVNWFGSWIISYSFNFLTKWISSAGTFFLFSVASGLTIIFVAKLVPETKGRTLEEIQASMVLFTRKS, encoded by the exons ATG GTGGGATTTTCTTCTCCTGCTCAATCTGGAATTGTAAATGACCTAGGCCTCTCAATAGCTGAG TATTCCGTATTTGGTTCAATATGGACAATTGGAGCAATGCTTGGTGCAATAATAAGTGGGAAGATAGCAGATTTCTTTGGAAGGAGAGTG GCAATGGGGTTCGCAGAATTGTTTTGTCTTGTGGGCTGGACCGCAATTTCATTCTCACAG AATGCTTGGTTGCTTGACATTGGACGGTTTTTAGCAGGATATGGAGTTGGGATTCTGTCATACGTG GTACCTGTATATATAGCTGAAATAACACCTAAAAACCTTCGAGGAGCATTTACAGCAGTCAATCAG TTGATGATATGCTGCGGGGGGTCAGTGATGTATGTTATTGGAAATTTCACCTCCTGGCGTACACTGGCTCTGATTG GAACCATTCCATGTATACTGCAGTTGCTAGGCCTTTTTTTAATTCCAGAATCCCCCAGGTGGCTG GCTAAGATGGATAAGTGGAAAGAATGTGAAACTTCTTTGCAGCGCCTTAGGGGAGCCAATGCCAATATTTCTCAAGAAGCAGCTGAAATCATA GAGTATACTGAAATGCTTAAACAATTGTCTGACACTGGGATGATTGACTTATTCCAGAGGAAATATGCTCACGGACTCATT GTTGGAGTGGGTCTAATGGTATTGCAACAATTCGGAGGGGTTAACGCCATTGCTTATTATGCAAGCGCAATTTTTGAGTCAGCAG GTGTTTCTAGTAGGACTGGGACTTTGGCCATGGTTGTTATTCAG GTTCCAATGACCCTTTTGGGGACTCTCCTAACCGATAAATCTGGAAGGGTACCACTGCTAATG ATTTCTGCAACTGGAACATTGTTGGGTTGTTTCTTAACAGGATTGTCATTCTTACTACAG GACCTTCAACTCTGGAAGGACAGTCCATTATTAGCATTAATCGGTGTGCTG ATCTTTACAGGATCTTTCTCATTAGGGATGGGCGGAATTCCTTGGGTTATAATGTCAGAG ATATTTCCAATAAATGTGAAAGGTCTAGCTGGAAGCCTGGTGACAGTTGTGAACTGGTTTGGTTCTTGGATTATTTCCTATTCTTTCAATTTCCTTACAAAATGGATCAGCTCTGCAG gGACATTTTTCTTGTTCTCAGTCGCAAGTGGTTTAACTATCATATTCGTTGCAAAGCTTGTTCCTGAGACTAAAGGGCGTACCCTGGAAGAAATTCAAGCATCCATGGTTTTGTTTACaaggaaaagctga
- the LOC113732765 gene encoding sugar transporter ERD6-like 5 isoform X3 gives MEPQSIVDFDEEASNPLLRRASPDTESREDAEAGKISSPASSGATALVIFSTLISVLGSYVFGTAVSTENCNLTGFLTECYVRMQVGFSSPAQSGIVNDLGLSIAEYSVFGSIWTIGAMLGAIISGKIADFFGRRVAMGFAELFCLVGWTAISFSQNAWLLDIGRFLAGYGVGILSYVVPVYIAEITPKNLRGAFTAVNQLMICCGGSVMYVIGNFTSWRTLALIGTIPCILQLLGLFLIPESPRWLAKMDKWKECETSLQRLRGANANISQEAAEIIEYTEMLKQLSDTGMIDLFQRKYAHGLIVGVGLMVLQQFGGVNAIAYYASAIFESAGVSSRTGTLAMVVIQVPMTLLGTLLTDKSGRVPLLMISATGTLLGCFLTGLSFLLQDLQLWKDSPLLALIGVLIFTGSFSLGMGGIPWVIMSEGHFSCSQSQVV, from the exons ATGGAGCCACAAAGCATAGTTGATTTTGATGAAGAAGCCAGCAACCCTTTACTTAGAAGAGCAAGTCCTGACACAGAAAGCCGTGAAGATGCTGAGGCTGGGAAGATTAGCAGCCCTGCTTCTTCTGGTGCCACAGCTTTGGTGATATTCAGCACTTTGATATCTGTCCTGGGTTCCTATGTCTTTGGAACTGCAGTAAGTACAGAAAACTGTAACTTAACAGGATTCCTCACAGAATGTTATG TTCGTATGCAGGTGGGATTTTCTTCTCCTGCTCAATCTGGAATTGTAAATGACCTAGGCCTCTCAATAGCTGAG TATTCCGTATTTGGTTCAATATGGACAATTGGAGCAATGCTTGGTGCAATAATAAGTGGGAAGATAGCAGATTTCTTTGGAAGGAGAGTG GCAATGGGGTTCGCAGAATTGTTTTGTCTTGTGGGCTGGACCGCAATTTCATTCTCACAG AATGCTTGGTTGCTTGACATTGGACGGTTTTTAGCAGGATATGGAGTTGGGATTCTGTCATACGTG GTACCTGTATATATAGCTGAAATAACACCTAAAAACCTTCGAGGAGCATTTACAGCAGTCAATCAG TTGATGATATGCTGCGGGGGGTCAGTGATGTATGTTATTGGAAATTTCACCTCCTGGCGTACACTGGCTCTGATTG GAACCATTCCATGTATACTGCAGTTGCTAGGCCTTTTTTTAATTCCAGAATCCCCCAGGTGGCTG GCTAAGATGGATAAGTGGAAAGAATGTGAAACTTCTTTGCAGCGCCTTAGGGGAGCCAATGCCAATATTTCTCAAGAAGCAGCTGAAATCATA GAGTATACTGAAATGCTTAAACAATTGTCTGACACTGGGATGATTGACTTATTCCAGAGGAAATATGCTCACGGACTCATT GTTGGAGTGGGTCTAATGGTATTGCAACAATTCGGAGGGGTTAACGCCATTGCTTATTATGCAAGCGCAATTTTTGAGTCAGCAG GTGTTTCTAGTAGGACTGGGACTTTGGCCATGGTTGTTATTCAG GTTCCAATGACCCTTTTGGGGACTCTCCTAACCGATAAATCTGGAAGGGTACCACTGCTAATG ATTTCTGCAACTGGAACATTGTTGGGTTGTTTCTTAACAGGATTGTCATTCTTACTACAG GACCTTCAACTCTGGAAGGACAGTCCATTATTAGCATTAATCGGTGTGCTG ATCTTTACAGGATCTTTCTCATTAGGGATGGGCGGAATTCCTTGGGTTATAATGTCAGAG gGACATTTTTCTTGTTCTCAGTCGCAAGTGGTTTAA
- the LOC113732765 gene encoding sugar transporter ERD6-like 5 isoform X4: MQVGFSSPAQSGIVNDLGLSIAEYSVFGSIWTIGAMLGAIISGKIADFFGRRVAMGFAELFCLVGWTAISFSQNAWLLDIGRFLAGYGVGILSYVVPVYIAEITPKNLRGAFTAVNQLMICCGGSVMYVIGNFTSWRTLALIGTIPCILQLLGLFLIPESPRWLAKMDKWKECETSLQRLRGANANISQEAAEIIEYTEMLKQLSDTGMIDLFQRKYAHGLIVGVGLMVLQQFGGVNAIAYYASAIFESAGVSSRTGTLAMVVIQVPMTLLGTLLTDKSGRVPLLMISATGTLLGCFLTGLSFLLQDLQLWKDSPLLALIGVLIFTGSFSLGMGGIPWVIMSEIFPINVKGLAGSLVTVVNWFGSWIISYSFNFLTKWISSAGTFFLFSVASGLTIIFVAKLVPETKGRTLEEIQASMVLFTRKS, encoded by the exons ATGCAGGTGGGATTTTCTTCTCCTGCTCAATCTGGAATTGTAAATGACCTAGGCCTCTCAATAGCTGAG TATTCCGTATTTGGTTCAATATGGACAATTGGAGCAATGCTTGGTGCAATAATAAGTGGGAAGATAGCAGATTTCTTTGGAAGGAGAGTG GCAATGGGGTTCGCAGAATTGTTTTGTCTTGTGGGCTGGACCGCAATTTCATTCTCACAG AATGCTTGGTTGCTTGACATTGGACGGTTTTTAGCAGGATATGGAGTTGGGATTCTGTCATACGTG GTACCTGTATATATAGCTGAAATAACACCTAAAAACCTTCGAGGAGCATTTACAGCAGTCAATCAG TTGATGATATGCTGCGGGGGGTCAGTGATGTATGTTATTGGAAATTTCACCTCCTGGCGTACACTGGCTCTGATTG GAACCATTCCATGTATACTGCAGTTGCTAGGCCTTTTTTTAATTCCAGAATCCCCCAGGTGGCTG GCTAAGATGGATAAGTGGAAAGAATGTGAAACTTCTTTGCAGCGCCTTAGGGGAGCCAATGCCAATATTTCTCAAGAAGCAGCTGAAATCATA GAGTATACTGAAATGCTTAAACAATTGTCTGACACTGGGATGATTGACTTATTCCAGAGGAAATATGCTCACGGACTCATT GTTGGAGTGGGTCTAATGGTATTGCAACAATTCGGAGGGGTTAACGCCATTGCTTATTATGCAAGCGCAATTTTTGAGTCAGCAG GTGTTTCTAGTAGGACTGGGACTTTGGCCATGGTTGTTATTCAG GTTCCAATGACCCTTTTGGGGACTCTCCTAACCGATAAATCTGGAAGGGTACCACTGCTAATG ATTTCTGCAACTGGAACATTGTTGGGTTGTTTCTTAACAGGATTGTCATTCTTACTACAG GACCTTCAACTCTGGAAGGACAGTCCATTATTAGCATTAATCGGTGTGCTG ATCTTTACAGGATCTTTCTCATTAGGGATGGGCGGAATTCCTTGGGTTATAATGTCAGAG ATATTTCCAATAAATGTGAAAGGTCTAGCTGGAAGCCTGGTGACAGTTGTGAACTGGTTTGGTTCTTGGATTATTTCCTATTCTTTCAATTTCCTTACAAAATGGATCAGCTCTGCAG gGACATTTTTCTTGTTCTCAGTCGCAAGTGGTTTAACTATCATATTCGTTGCAAAGCTTGTTCCTGAGACTAAAGGGCGTACCCTGGAAGAAATTCAAGCATCCATGGTTTTGTTTACaaggaaaagctga